One stretch of Microvirga lotononidis DNA includes these proteins:
- a CDS encoding TRAP transporter large permease, translated as MLILIGSFLILMILGLPVGISMAVASLLYILATGTVPDVIVAQRMIAGVESFPLLAVPFFILAGNLMNIAGVTGRIYSFAVALVGWMKGGLGQVNIIGSVIFSGMSGTAIADAAGLGTIEIKAMKDHGYSTEFSVGVTAASATLGPIIPPSLPFVIYGMMANVSIGALFLGGLIPGIVMTLLMMATVAYFAYKNGWGADTPFSWRQLGNASVEVVIVLMFPVAVWLMMQAGLSSNVSIGIALAVLLALDWYYDFSAVMALMAPVILIGGMTLGLFTPTEAAVAAVIWSLFLGLVRYRSMTFRSLAKATFDTIETTASVLFIVTAASIFAWLLTVSQAAQILSDAILGFTQNKWVFLLLANILILFVGCFIDTIAAITILVPILLPIVLKLGIDPIHFGLIMTLNLMIGLLHPPLGMVLFVLARVSKLSVERTTVAILPWLVPLMLALIAITYIPELTLWLPQKMGLGR; from the coding sequence ATGCTCATCCTGATCGGCTCCTTCCTTATACTGATGATCCTCGGGCTGCCGGTGGGCATCTCGATGGCCGTTGCGTCCCTGCTCTACATCCTCGCCACCGGGACCGTTCCCGACGTCATCGTGGCGCAGCGCATGATCGCGGGCGTCGAGAGCTTTCCGCTTCTCGCCGTCCCCTTCTTCATTCTCGCCGGCAACCTCATGAACATCGCCGGCGTCACCGGCCGCATCTACTCCTTTGCCGTTGCCCTCGTCGGCTGGATGAAAGGCGGCCTCGGACAGGTGAACATCATCGGCTCGGTGATTTTCTCAGGCATGTCCGGCACCGCCATCGCGGACGCGGCCGGCCTCGGAACCATCGAGATCAAGGCCATGAAGGACCATGGCTACTCGACGGAGTTCTCTGTCGGCGTGACGGCTGCTTCCGCGACCCTCGGGCCGATCATTCCGCCCTCCCTGCCCTTCGTCATCTACGGGATGATGGCGAACGTCTCCATCGGCGCGCTCTTCCTGGGCGGACTGATCCCCGGCATCGTCATGACGCTGCTGATGATGGCGACGGTGGCCTATTTCGCCTACAAGAACGGCTGGGGAGCGGACACGCCCTTCTCGTGGCGCCAGCTTGGCAATGCGAGCGTCGAGGTCGTCATCGTCCTGATGTTCCCCGTCGCGGTATGGCTGATGATGCAGGCGGGGCTTTCATCGAACGTTTCCATCGGCATCGCGCTGGCCGTGCTTCTCGCCCTCGACTGGTACTACGACTTCTCGGCCGTGATGGCCCTGATGGCGCCCGTGATCCTGATCGGCGGCATGACGCTGGGCCTCTTCACGCCCACCGAGGCGGCTGTCGCGGCGGTCATCTGGTCGCTGTTCCTCGGCCTCGTCCGCTATCGCTCCATGACCTTCAGGAGTCTCGCCAAGGCGACCTTCGACACCATCGAGACGACCGCCTCGGTTCTCTTCATCGTGACCGCGGCGTCGATCTTCGCATGGCTTCTGACGGTCAGCCAGGCGGCCCAGATCCTCTCCGACGCGATCCTCGGATTCACGCAGAACAAATGGGTGTTCCTGCTTCTCGCCAACATCCTGATCCTGTTCGTCGGCTGCTTCATCGACACCATCGCGGCCATCACCATCCTGGTGCCGATCCTGCTGCCGATCGTGCTCAAGCTCGGCATCGACCCGATCCATTTCGGGCTCATCATGACGCTCAACCTGATGATCGGGCTGCTTCACCCGCCCCTCGGCATGGTCCTCTTCGTTCTGGCACGGGTGTCCAAGCTGTCCGTCGAGCGCACTACTGTGGCGATCCTTCCCTGGCTCGTACCCTTGATGCTGGCGCTCATCGCGATCACCTATATTCCGGAACTGACTCTCTGGCTCCCGCAGAAGATGGGACTGGGGCGGTGA
- a CDS encoding TonB family protein yields the protein MRSPQEPSRLGIAFATALLLHGTVLTAVTFWPSDKAEAPGEQEITIDLAPAMEELVSVAPSLEQSQEVSPVETESPPMESETIAEQPPEEIIEAQPQDVTEAAPVEAVPLEQEIVPTEAVILPPPEAVVAKPLEEKPAPKPEKKPPPKPVERKPPPRRAVAEPRPRPSDERQGQASASRENMGGQAASADPTARNRYLTSLVASLRNRLRYPDVARSQGVTGIATVRFTMDRSGRIVGASLVRSAGHPALDQAALAAASPGSSLPPIPDFIPQSTFTVPLRFNLR from the coding sequence ATGAGATCGCCCCAGGAACCGAGCCGGCTCGGTATCGCCTTCGCCACGGCGCTGCTCCTGCATGGCACCGTGCTGACGGCCGTGACGTTCTGGCCGTCCGACAAGGCCGAAGCGCCCGGCGAGCAGGAGATCACCATCGACCTCGCTCCTGCCATGGAGGAGCTCGTATCGGTGGCGCCGTCGCTGGAGCAATCCCAGGAGGTATCGCCCGTCGAAACGGAATCGCCGCCGATGGAATCGGAAACCATCGCAGAGCAGCCGCCCGAAGAGATCATCGAGGCCCAGCCTCAGGACGTGACCGAAGCAGCGCCTGTCGAAGCGGTTCCGCTCGAACAGGAAATTGTCCCGACGGAAGCCGTCATCCTTCCGCCGCCCGAGGCGGTGGTCGCCAAGCCTCTCGAAGAGAAGCCTGCGCCCAAGCCTGAGAAGAAGCCGCCACCGAAGCCGGTGGAGCGCAAGCCCCCTCCACGCCGGGCCGTTGCGGAACCGAGACCGCGTCCGTCCGACGAGCGCCAGGGACAGGCCTCGGCTTCCCGTGAGAACATGGGCGGACAAGCGGCCTCGGCCGATCCGACCGCGCGCAATCGCTATCTGACGAGCCTCGTGGCGTCGCTGCGCAATCGCCTGCGCTATCCGGACGTCGCGCGCAGCCAGGGCGTCACGGGCATTGCCACCGTGCGCTTCACCATGGACCGGTCGGGCCGCATCGTCGGCGCATCGCTCGTCCGGAGCGCGGGGCACCCGGCGCTCGATCAGGCTGCGCTTGCCGCGGCGAGCCCCGGATCCTCCCTGCCGCCGATCCCGGACTTCATTCCGCAATCGACCTTCACCGTGCCGCTCCGCTTCAACCTGCGCTGA
- a CDS encoding GntR family transcriptional regulator produces MDALDKRKRYDFLGPLERGARGHTTDKVEASLRTAIVGLDIAPGEFIDKGAVCTALGVSRFPVSEALARLAAEGLVEILPQRGSRAARIRLPEIRESMLIRRALEGMVAEAAATHLPPTAIEALRANLDAQQDAVSQGDRPGFYTLDLEFHTILVEGLGMPRVAAVIDASRANIDRVRRLLSSPRRHAVTLAEHRELFRALEAHDSPAARRAMEAHLEAVVDELERFSIEHPEVFVQA; encoded by the coding sequence ATGGACGCGCTGGACAAGAGAAAAAGATACGATTTCCTCGGTCCTCTGGAGCGGGGAGCGCGGGGGCATACGACCGATAAGGTGGAAGCGTCGCTCCGGACCGCGATCGTGGGTCTCGACATTGCCCCCGGGGAATTCATCGACAAGGGGGCCGTGTGCACGGCGCTCGGGGTGTCCCGGTTCCCGGTGTCCGAGGCCCTGGCGCGTCTGGCCGCCGAGGGGCTCGTCGAGATCCTGCCCCAGCGCGGATCCCGTGCGGCGCGCATCCGCCTGCCGGAGATCAGGGAATCGATGCTGATCCGGCGGGCCCTGGAGGGCATGGTGGCCGAGGCGGCCGCCACGCACCTGCCGCCTACGGCCATCGAGGCGCTTCGCGCCAACCTGGACGCGCAGCAGGACGCCGTCTCGCAGGGGGATCGCCCCGGCTTCTATACGCTGGACCTGGAATTCCACACGATCCTGGTGGAGGGGCTGGGGATGCCCCGGGTCGCGGCCGTGATCGACGCCTCACGGGCCAATATCGACCGCGTGCGCCGTCTCCTTTCATCGCCCCGGCGTCATGCCGTGACCCTCGCGGAGCATCGTGAGCTCTTCCGCGCCCTCGAGGCGCACGACAGCCCGGCGGCCCGGAGGGCCATGGAGGCTCACCTGGAGGCTGTCGTCGACGAGCTGGAGCGTTTCTCCATCGAGCACCCCGAGGTCTTCGTGCAGGCGTGA
- a CDS encoding TRAP transporter small permease has translation MKTEIHTQVSAEELAQTFDESENAPVDLSDYAFEDWLALALFWAMALAVFVQFFTRYVLNDSFAWTEEIATNLNVALVFVGSAMCVRLNRHIQVDFLYRYLPSGPARVLATGIDLIRVAFFAYGALLIWRFMSIVGDEQMTTVALPKNLSYAFVFIGFILMCFRSVQVAVANWRRGFSILERPEAFDAPLVAET, from the coding sequence ATGAAGACTGAGATCCACACCCAGGTCAGCGCCGAGGAACTGGCGCAGACCTTCGACGAGAGCGAGAACGCGCCGGTCGATCTCTCAGACTATGCCTTCGAGGATTGGCTGGCCCTGGCCCTGTTCTGGGCGATGGCGCTCGCCGTCTTCGTTCAATTCTTCACCCGTTACGTTCTGAACGATTCCTTCGCCTGGACGGAGGAGATTGCCACCAATCTCAACGTGGCCCTGGTCTTCGTCGGATCGGCCATGTGCGTGCGCCTGAACCGCCACATCCAGGTCGACTTCCTCTATCGTTATCTTCCGTCCGGACCGGCCCGCGTGCTGGCGACGGGGATCGACCTCATCCGTGTCGCCTTCTTCGCTTACGGGGCTCTCCTCATCTGGCGTTTCATGAGCATCGTCGGCGACGAGCAGATGACCACCGTCGCCCTGCCGAAGAACCTCAGCTACGCCTTTGTCTTCATCGGCTTCATCCTCATGTGCTTCCGCTCCGTTCAGGTCGCCGTCGCCAACTGGCGCCGCGGCTTTTCCATCCTCGAGCGGCCCGAAGCTTTCGATGCACCTTTAGTGGCGGAAACCTGA
- a CDS encoding UxaA family hydrolase, with product MSTPRTIRLSPDDNVVIAIDLVNQGADAAGLTARERILKGHKMAAEAIREGEPIRKFGQIIGFAKTHIAPGEWVHEHNVGLHDFERDYAFGVEAREDDLIAPDLRGTFQGYRRASGKTGTRNYIGILTSVNCSASVARFAAAEVERSGLLRDYPGIDGIVAIVHGTGCGHAAYGEGFDILRRTQWGYASHPNFAGVIMVGLGCEVFQIGRMKQEYGLTESDTFRTLTIQETGGTRRTVQAIVDAVKDMLPIAAKARRETRPASELVLALQCGGSDGYSALTANPALGVASDLLVRHGGTSILSETPEIYGAEHLLTRRAATREIGEKLISRIHWWEDYTARNGGEMNNNPSPGNKAGGLTTILEKSLGAAAKGGRSTLRAVYEYAEPVKEHGFVYMDTPGYDPVAATGQVAGGANLIAFTTGRGSAFGCKPVPSLKLATNSDIYRRMLDDMDINCGDILDGISLEDKGREIFDILLRVASGEHTKSEELGYGDLEFVPWQVGATM from the coding sequence ATGAGCACGCCCCGCACCATCCGCCTCTCTCCCGATGACAACGTGGTCATCGCCATCGACCTCGTGAACCAGGGCGCGGACGCGGCGGGTCTGACGGCCCGCGAGCGCATCCTGAAAGGCCACAAGATGGCCGCGGAAGCGATCCGCGAGGGCGAACCGATCCGGAAGTTCGGCCAGATCATCGGCTTCGCCAAGACCCATATCGCGCCGGGCGAATGGGTGCACGAGCACAATGTCGGCCTGCACGATTTCGAGCGCGACTACGCCTTCGGCGTCGAGGCGCGGGAGGACGACCTCATTGCGCCCGACCTGCGCGGCACCTTCCAGGGCTACCGCCGCGCCTCGGGCAAGACGGGCACGCGCAACTACATCGGGATCCTGACCTCGGTGAATTGCTCGGCTTCCGTCGCGCGTTTCGCCGCCGCGGAGGTGGAGCGCTCCGGCCTCTTGCGCGACTACCCGGGGATCGACGGCATCGTGGCCATCGTTCACGGCACCGGCTGCGGGCACGCGGCCTACGGCGAAGGGTTCGATATCCTCCGCCGGACGCAATGGGGCTACGCCAGCCACCCGAACTTCGCCGGCGTGATCATGGTCGGGCTCGGCTGCGAGGTATTTCAGATCGGCCGCATGAAGCAGGAATACGGCCTGACCGAAAGCGACACCTTCCGCACCCTCACGATCCAGGAAACGGGCGGCACGCGGCGCACCGTGCAGGCCATCGTCGATGCGGTGAAGGACATGCTGCCCATCGCCGCCAAAGCGCGGCGCGAGACGCGCCCCGCATCGGAGCTGGTGCTCGCGCTCCAGTGCGGCGGCTCCGACGGCTATTCCGCCCTGACGGCCAATCCGGCCCTCGGCGTCGCGTCCGATCTGCTGGTGCGCCACGGCGGAACGTCGATCCTGTCCGAGACTCCTGAGATCTACGGGGCCGAACACCTGCTCACCCGGCGCGCCGCCACGCGGGAGATCGGCGAGAAGCTCATCTCGCGGATCCATTGGTGGGAGGATTACACCGCCCGCAACGGCGGCGAGATGAACAACAATCCCTCACCCGGCAACAAGGCGGGCGGATTGACGACGATCCTCGAGAAGTCTTTGGGCGCGGCCGCAAAGGGCGGGCGCTCCACGCTTCGCGCCGTCTACGAATATGCAGAGCCCGTGAAAGAGCACGGCTTCGTCTACATGGATACGCCGGGCTACGATCCCGTCGCGGCGACCGGCCAGGTGGCGGGCGGCGCGAACCTGATCGCGTTCACGACGGGACGCGGCTCGGCCTTCGGCTGCAAGCCGGTGCCGAGCCTGAAACTCGCGACGAATTCCGACATCTATCGCCGCATGCTGGACGACATGGACATCAACTGCGGCGACATCCTCGACGGCATCTCCCTCGAGGACAAGGGCCGGGAGATCTTCGACATCCTCCTGCGCGTCGCGTCCGGCGAGCACACGAAATCGGAGGAACTCGGCTACGGCGACCTCGAATTCGTTCCCTGGCAGGTCGGCGCGACCATGTGA
- a CDS encoding DUF2783 domain-containing protein: protein MSVLVTESRFPDPDRAYRALIEAHRGLSDEQSAALNSSLVLILANHIGDVAVLQDALALARQSLEQARSSPE from the coding sequence ATGAGCGTCCTGGTCACCGAAAGCCGCTTTCCCGATCCCGATCGCGCCTACCGGGCCCTGATCGAGGCGCATCGCGGATTGTCGGACGAACAGAGCGCCGCGCTCAATTCGTCCCTCGTGCTGATCCTCGCCAATCATATCGGCGACGTGGCCGTGCTCCAGGATGCACTTGCGCTCGCAAGGCAGAGTCTGGAGCAGGCGCGATCCTCGCCGGAATAG
- a CDS encoding sialic acid TRAP transporter substrate-binding protein SiaP, whose translation MPFLTRRLALGLVAAATAILPALPASAQTKLKWAHVYETSEPFHTQSVWAAQEIAKRTNNRYQIDVYPASQLGKESDINQGLSLGTVDMIISGPSFAARSYPPIGIGYYPYIFRDSGHLLAFAKSDVFKELSAGYAEKTGNHMVALTYYGVRHSSTNKPFKTCAEMKGLKIRVPDAPAYLAMPRSCGANTSPIAFAEVYLALQNGTVDAQENPLTTIEAKKFFEVQKNIVLTGHIVDHLATIISKQLWAKLSDEDKKIFTDVAQEAAIRASGEIQAKEKELLETFKQKGLTITEVNKDEFKDAVMKSVTLESLGYRKADYDKIQALKSEGL comes from the coding sequence ATGCCATTTCTAACCCGCCGCCTAGCTTTGGGCCTAGTTGCCGCTGCGACAGCCATCCTGCCCGCCCTGCCGGCCAGTGCCCAGACGAAGCTGAAATGGGCCCATGTCTACGAGACCTCGGAACCCTTCCATACCCAATCCGTCTGGGCCGCCCAGGAAATCGCGAAGCGCACCAACAACCGCTACCAGATCGACGTCTATCCGGCCTCCCAGCTCGGCAAGGAGAGCGACATCAACCAGGGCCTGTCGCTCGGCACGGTCGACATGATCATCTCCGGCCCGAGCTTCGCCGCGCGCAGCTATCCGCCCATCGGCATCGGCTACTATCCCTACATCTTCCGCGATTCCGGCCATCTGCTCGCCTTCGCGAAGAGCGACGTGTTCAAGGAGCTCAGCGCGGGTTACGCGGAAAAGACCGGGAACCACATGGTCGCCCTCACCTATTATGGCGTGCGCCACAGCTCCACGAACAAGCCGTTCAAGACCTGCGCCGAGATGAAGGGCCTCAAGATCCGCGTGCCCGACGCCCCGGCCTATCTGGCCATGCCGCGCTCCTGCGGCGCGAACACCTCGCCGATCGCCTTCGCGGAGGTTTATCTGGCGCTTCAGAACGGCACCGTCGACGCGCAGGAGAACCCGCTCACCACCATCGAAGCCAAGAAGTTCTTCGAGGTTCAGAAGAATATCGTGCTCACCGGCCACATCGTCGATCACCTGGCGACGATCATCTCCAAGCAGCTCTGGGCCAAGCTCTCGGATGAAGACAAGAAGATCTTCACCGACGTCGCCCAGGAAGCCGCGATCCGGGCCTCGGGAGAGATCCAGGCGAAGGAGAAGGAACTGCTCGAAACCTTCAAGCAGAAGGGCCTGACGATCACGGAGGTCAACAAGGACGAGTTCAAGGATGCGGTGATGAAGAGCGTCACCCTGGAATCCCTGGGCTATCGCAAGGCGGATTACGACAAGATCCAGGCCTTGAAATCGGAAGGTCTTTGA
- a CDS encoding MurR/RpiR family transcriptional regulator: MSQVLKPTTDLAHRIAVVYASLSEAHRRAADFVLQNPLETATMTIEGFAERSGASTATVTRFVRALNYAGYSEFRAALSEALRLAMAPVDSFADAHSTKSSAFATFVTALKDQAANLDETLAAVDEETCTRAMDVLLRARRIFIVGSGASHHVAAHLDEGLTLYLDANVIFASSRGGAEKAVRHLMNVGEDDLVLAISLPRYSRGTVDLAKLAKNRGATVMALTDGPSSPLVPIADITLFAPARNRLLPNSPTAAFALADAIVAAVARERPDAVEALKELSENLLWTFYQ, translated from the coding sequence GTGTCTCAAGTCTTGAAGCCGACGACGGATCTGGCTCACCGAATCGCGGTCGTTTACGCCTCGCTCAGCGAAGCGCACCGGCGCGCGGCGGACTTCGTGCTTCAGAACCCCCTCGAGACGGCGACGATGACGATCGAGGGTTTCGCAGAGCGCAGCGGCGCCTCCACGGCGACGGTGACGCGCTTCGTTCGCGCGCTCAATTATGCCGGCTACAGCGAATTCCGGGCGGCGTTGTCGGAGGCGCTCCGCCTCGCCATGGCGCCCGTCGACAGTTTCGCCGATGCCCACAGCACGAAAAGCTCCGCCTTCGCGACCTTCGTGACGGCGCTCAAGGATCAGGCGGCCAATCTGGACGAGACCCTCGCGGCCGTCGACGAGGAAACCTGCACCCGGGCCATGGACGTGCTGCTCCGCGCCCGCCGCATCTTCATCGTCGGATCCGGCGCGAGCCACCATGTGGCGGCCCATCTCGACGAGGGGCTGACGCTCTATCTCGACGCGAACGTGATCTTCGCGTCGTCCCGTGGGGGCGCTGAAAAAGCCGTCAGGCACCTGATGAACGTGGGGGAGGACGATCTCGTGCTCGCCATCTCGCTTCCACGTTATTCACGGGGAACCGTCGATCTGGCGAAACTCGCCAAGAACCGCGGGGCGACGGTCATGGCCCTGACGGACGGACCGAGTTCTCCGCTCGTCCCCATCGCGGACATCACCCTGTTCGCTCCGGCGAGGAATAGGCTGCTGCCGAATTCGCCGACCGCCGCCTTCGCGCTTGCCGATGCGATCGTGGCCGCGGTGGCCCGCGAGCGGCCCGATGCCGTCGAGGCTCTGAAGGAACTCAGCGAGAATCTTCTCTGGACGTTCTATCAGTAA
- a CDS encoding FAD-dependent oxidoreductase → MNTRKILYQFGYRRCADQDRPSPARHPVIVVGAGPVGLCTAIDLAQRGVSVVLLDDADRIGEGSRGICYAKRTLEILDRLGVAKPCLEKGVTWKLGKVFQRDDQLYAFDLLPEDGHKMPAFINLQQYYLEHALVERAAELPHLDIRWRNKVIGLKRRNDGVTLTVETPEGSYDLDADWVVAADGARSALRGMLGLDFRGEVFEDRFLIADVKMKGDFPPERWFWFDPPFHDGRSALLHKQPDDVWRIDLQLGPDADAKAEQAPERVIPRIRQMLGHDAFTLEWVSVYTFQCRRLERFAHGRVVFAGDAAHQVSPFGARGANSGIQDAENLAWKLALVIRGEAPESLIETYDAERSAAADENIGHSTRSTDFIAPRSAQELRFRDAVLALARHAPFAKRMVNSGRLSMPSTYETPLSTPDADEWSGSVRLGAPLPDAPMRNGHDQTVWLLEALDGEETLIHVPNGGTPPAGRRVLVIGHDLIDQDGFFARRFDATPGSTYLIRPDQHLAARWRHTTPEAIERASRRLKGLDGEHA, encoded by the coding sequence ATGAACACCCGCAAGATTCTCTACCAGTTCGGCTACCGCCGCTGCGCCGACCAGGATCGCCCCTCTCCCGCCCGGCATCCCGTGATCGTCGTCGGCGCGGGTCCCGTCGGTCTTTGCACCGCCATCGATCTGGCGCAGCGCGGCGTCTCGGTCGTACTCCTCGACGATGCGGATCGGATCGGTGAAGGCTCGCGCGGCATCTGCTATGCCAAGCGCACCCTCGAGATCCTCGACCGGCTCGGCGTCGCTAAGCCCTGCCTCGAGAAGGGCGTGACCTGGAAGCTCGGCAAGGTGTTCCAGCGCGACGATCAGCTCTACGCCTTCGATCTTCTGCCCGAGGACGGGCACAAGATGCCGGCCTTCATCAACCTGCAGCAATATTATCTCGAACACGCGCTCGTGGAGCGCGCCGCCGAACTGCCGCATCTCGACATCCGCTGGCGTAACAAGGTCATCGGCCTCAAGCGCCGGAACGACGGCGTGACGCTCACCGTCGAGACGCCCGAGGGCTCTTACGATCTCGATGCCGATTGGGTGGTGGCGGCCGACGGCGCGCGCTCCGCCTTGCGCGGAATGCTCGGGCTCGATTTCAGAGGCGAGGTCTTCGAGGATCGTTTTCTGATCGCCGATGTGAAGATGAAGGGCGATTTCCCGCCCGAGCGCTGGTTCTGGTTCGATCCGCCCTTCCACGACGGCCGTTCCGCCCTCCTCCACAAGCAGCCGGACGACGTCTGGCGCATCGACCTGCAGCTCGGCCCCGATGCCGACGCGAAGGCCGAGCAGGCGCCTGAGCGCGTGATCCCGCGCATCCGCCAGATGCTGGGGCATGACGCGTTCACGCTCGAATGGGTATCGGTCTACACGTTCCAGTGTCGGCGCCTGGAGCGCTTCGCGCATGGCCGCGTGGTCTTCGCCGGCGACGCCGCCCATCAGGTCTCACCCTTCGGCGCGCGCGGCGCCAATTCCGGCATCCAGGACGCGGAGAACCTCGCCTGGAAGCTCGCACTCGTAATCCGGGGCGAAGCGCCGGAGAGCCTGATCGAGACCTACGATGCCGAACGCTCAGCCGCCGCCGACGAGAATATCGGCCATTCCACCCGCTCGACGGATTTCATCGCGCCGCGCTCCGCCCAGGAACTGCGCTTCCGCGATGCGGTGCTCGCTCTCGCGCGCCACGCGCCCTTCGCCAAGCGCATGGTGAATTCCGGCAGACTGTCCATGCCGTCGACCTATGAGACGCCTCTGTCGACGCCGGATGCGGATGAATGGTCGGGCTCCGTCCGCCTCGGCGCGCCGTTGCCCGATGCTCCCATGCGCAATGGCCACGATCAGACCGTCTGGCTGCTCGAAGCGCTGGACGGTGAGGAGACGCTCATCCATGTGCCCAACGGCGGCACGCCGCCCGCCGGCCGGCGCGTTCTTGTCATCGGACATGACCTGATCGACCAGGACGGGTTCTTCGCCCGGCGTTTCGACGCGACGCCCGGCAGCACCTACCTGATCCGCCCGGATCAGCACCTCGCGGCGCGCTGGCGCCACACGACACCGGAAGCGATCGAGCGCGCCTCCCGCCGCCTCAAAGGTCTCGACGGAGAACACGCATGA
- a CDS encoding MotA/TolQ/ExbB proton channel family protein, protein MNEIMPAAAHDMSFLGLFLQADPIVKSVMILLVLASLGCWTIVFEKLLRLGKLRRQARAFEAAARSGDRLSPQMAGATGRIVTAGHEAWRDQDASESRAERRERIERAMRAALSADMRRLQVGLPFLATIGSAAPFIGLFGTVWGIMNSFSAIAASQDTSLSVVAPGIAEALFATAIGLVAAIPAVIAYNKLTTDLGRLQQSFAAGITALGDRLARDRKLHVRAEAAE, encoded by the coding sequence ATGAACGAGATCATGCCCGCGGCCGCGCACGACATGTCCTTTCTCGGGCTGTTCCTGCAGGCCGACCCGATCGTCAAGAGCGTGATGATCCTGCTCGTCCTCGCTTCGCTCGGCTGCTGGACCATCGTGTTCGAGAAGCTCCTGCGCCTCGGCAAACTCCGCCGCCAGGCCCGCGCCTTCGAAGCCGCGGCGCGCTCGGGCGACAGGCTCTCCCCGCAGATGGCCGGCGCAACGGGCCGGATCGTCACGGCGGGCCACGAGGCATGGCGCGACCAGGACGCGTCCGAGAGCCGCGCCGAGCGGCGAGAGCGCATTGAGCGCGCCATGCGGGCGGCGCTCTCCGCCGACATGCGCCGGCTCCAGGTCGGCCTGCCGTTCCTGGCCACCATCGGTTCGGCCGCGCCCTTCATCGGGTTGTTCGGCACGGTCTGGGGCATCATGAACTCGTTCTCGGCCATCGCGGCGAGCCAGGACACGAGCCTGTCCGTCGTGGCTCCCGGAATCGCGGAAGCGCTGTTCGCCACCGCCATCGGGCTCGTCGCTGCCATTCCGGCCGTGATCGCCTACAACAAGCTCACGACCGATCTCGGCCGCCTGCAGCAATCCTTCGCGGCCGGCATCACGGCGCTCGGCGACCGCTTGGCGCGTGACCGCAAGCTCCACGTTCGTGCCGAGGCGGCGGAATAA
- a CDS encoding ExbD/TolR family protein, which produces MGMGPIRAQDTEDEFGTAPLSEINVTPLVDVMLVLLIIFMVAAPLMTVGIPVQLPKTAAPKVAQPKQPVVVTIDAQGQAFLDKEPLAPETMMPRLRALASIEPGQVVLVRGDRAVPYGRIIEIMGQINAAGFSRVSLVAQAPGGPATP; this is translated from the coding sequence ATGGGCATGGGACCCATCCGGGCGCAGGACACGGAGGACGAGTTCGGAACCGCTCCCCTGTCGGAGATCAACGTCACGCCGCTCGTAGACGTGATGCTCGTCCTGCTCATCATCTTCATGGTGGCCGCGCCCCTCATGACTGTGGGCATACCCGTGCAGTTGCCGAAGACGGCCGCGCCGAAAGTCGCGCAGCCGAAGCAGCCGGTCGTGGTCACCATAGATGCGCAGGGGCAAGCCTTCCTCGACAAGGAGCCGCTGGCGCCCGAGACCATGATGCCGCGCCTGCGGGCGCTTGCGAGCATCGAGCCGGGCCAGGTCGTGCTCGTGCGAGGCGACAGGGCCGTTCCCTATGGCCGCATCATCGAGATCATGGGGCAGATCAACGCGGCGGGATTCAGCCGCGTCTCCCTGGTCGCGCAGGCCCCGGGCGGACCGGCGACGCCATAG